The Couchioplanes caeruleus nucleotide sequence TGACCACGGGCCTCACCTACACGAACGGCGCGACGCAGGACGGGAACGTCTTCACCGCGTACTTCGCCGCGACCACCGATCTGACCCGGGCACGGCAGATGGGGGTGGTCTACTGGCCCGGCCTGCGCGCCGGCGACAGCTACTCCATCACCCGGCAGAGCGGTTCCGGGCTGGCGGTGAACAACACTTCCGGTGTGGCGCAGCTGCGTTGGGGCTGGGGCCTCTAGGGGATGTCCCGCGGATCACGGCGACGCGGAGGCGAGGTCCAGGTTTCGCGTCGCAAGCGTGGCGGGCGGTCGGATACCGGGGTTGTATCCGGCCGTTCGGCACGTGCCGCGAGGCGGAAGCTGGGCTCCCGTGCCGATGCGCCGGCCGGTCTGCAGGACCGCGCCCACGCTGGCGCAGTTCGCGTCGCAAGCGTGGCGGGCGGTCGGATACCAGGGTTGTATCCGGCCGTTCGGCACGTGCCGCGAGGCGGAAGCTGGGCCCGGCGCAGGCCGTCATGATCCGCGGGACACTCCCTGGCCGCGCTGTGTCACTGCCGGGACTCCGCTCGTGCCGCGGCCGGGTCACGGGCGCCCGAGCCGTCGGCGCCGGGGGGCACCGTCATTGTTGGTGAGATGACGCGTGGACCAGGGATGCCAGCCGGCGCTCAACCGCCCGGCCGCCATCGCCATCGCCAGCCACCGTTACGAGCGTAGCCGGTCAGAGGTTGTTCGGACCCGAAACGCATCCGTCAATTCTGGTTCGCGATTTGGCTGTGACGATCGTCGCGCTTCTGGGGTGATCGTTTAGTGTGGTCGGGCGGCAGCTTGAGGAAGAATTATCCTATGCGGCAGCTTCAGTTGTTCTCGACGGCGGAATTGGCCGCGATGCGGGACCGAACCGCGTCGCGTCGCTATTCTGCCGAGCGAGATGAGTTTCGCCGCGAGCATGCACGTCATCGGGCGTGGGGATTAGCGCAAAGACACGCCACTAAGCTGGGCCGCTTGCACGGCGATCGTGGCACGGACCGGCCGGTGAGCGCGCGAAGCCCCGGGGCGCCGACGCCACACCGCAGGGCACCGGCGGCACAGCAGCGGCCGATCCTCCCCCCAGCGCGAACATCCCTGTCAGAGCGTGCGCAGATGCGGCCGGTTCAGCCCTTAGGCGGGCCGGAAAGCGCGCAGCCCGCAAAGGTGCAGGGCGTCACCACGGCCGAGCCAGAAGTCACCCCCACCACGGATAGGCCGGCAGCGGCACTCGGCACCGCCACGATCCAGCCCGTAGGAACCCCCGCCTCCACCACGGCCGAGCCGACAGCGTCGCCGACAATCACGGATGGTGCCGGTATCGGCCATGATCCGTCAAGCGACCGCGCGGAGCGACTCCCCAATACGCGCACCTTTCCGACACACGCTGTCTTGACAAATAGACATCGCGTCACATGCTGGAAAGCATTCACCAGGAAAGGCGTGACGTCACGCGCGTATGGGTGGTCGACAAGCCGAATACCGACATTGTCGCCGACGCCAATCAGTGCGCGTCGGCCAAGTCCGGCGTCGGCCATAACGCTGAGGCGGGCCACAACCTCACCGAGACGGGCGGATCGTTTAGGGCGAGGTCCGCCACCGCTTCAGGCCAATCCGCTCTGGGCTGCCTACCGCACGTTGCTGACGCGCTCGCACCATGGCGGCATCACCGACCGGGGCGACCCTCACCTCGGGTGCGTTCTGCCGGTCACGGCGGCGTGGAGTGGCGGCTACAGCGCGATGCTCGCCGGGCGCCGCAAGCACGCCGATCGGAGCCATCAGAGCCATCAGAGCCATCAGAGCCATCAGAGCCATCAGAACCGGAGGTCCGGGCAGCGAGGGCGTCCAAGTCGTGGTGACTCGTCGGCAAGTGTCCGCCGGAGCCACGGGGCGGTACGCGAAAGGGGCCACCGAAGTGGCCCCTGACCTGGGTAACTGCTCCCCCGATTGGACTCGAACCAATAACCTGCCGGTTAACAGCCGGCTGCTCTGCCAATTGAGCTACAGGGGATCGGACCGCGGCTCCCCGCTTTCGCGGGTTGTCGTGGCGACCGGGAAAACAATACATGACCGAGGCCGTCTCCCGCTCGAGGGGTACCCGACACACCGGCGCACGGCCAGACGGCCGGCGCCGACACCCGCCGGCCGGCCCGGCACCCACCAGCGGCCCGGCATCGGCAACCGCTCGGCGGCCCGGCGTCGGCAACCGCTCGGCGGCCCGGCATCGGCAACCGCTCGGCGGCCGGGCCCAGCCGGGGGCCGGCACCGCCGTCGCCGGGCAGCAGCAGCCCGGGCTGAGCGGACCCCGGGCCGGGCCGGCGCCGGCCCGGCACCCGGGCGAGGGATCCGACACACCCGGGAGAGCCGCAACAGGGACGAAACGCAGCCGGGGCGAATGATCCAGCGGCAGGATGGGTATGGACCGGAACCAGACGCACGCGCGTCAACGAACGGAAGGAGCCGCCATGCGCGGAAAGCTCATGTTCATCACGGGTCTCGCGGCGGGCTTCGTCCTGGGCAGCCGTGCCGGCCGGGAGAAGTACGAGGAGATCGCGGCCAACGCCAAGAAGGTGTGGGAGCACCCGACGGTCCAGGAGGCCGCCGGTGTCGCCCAGGCCCAGGCCAACAAGCTGTACAGCGAGGGCAAGGACAAGCTGAACCAGTCCAAGCTCGGTGAGAAGCTGTCGTCGGCCAGCTCGTCCTCGTCGTCGGACACCACCACCGGCGACCTGTCGACCTCGAGCGTCAGCTCGAACAGCACGGGCACCACGTACTGACCCACCGCAGCTGAATGGCCCGGCCCCGCTGAGGGACCGGGCCATCGGCATGTGGTCAGGACGACGCTCCGAACGCCGCTCAGCCGGGCAACGGCTCAGGACGAGGACGAGAAGGCCGCGTCGAACGCTGCCGAGGGGGCGTCGAAGGCCAGCCGGCGGACGAACTGCAGCGCCTCCGGGGCTCCCACCAGCCGGTCCATCCCGGCGTCCTCCCACTCGATCGAGAGGGGGCCGTCGTACCCGATGGCGTTCAGGGCCCGGAAGCAGTCCTCCCACGGCACGTCGCCGTGCCCGGTCGAGACGAAGTCCCAGCCGCGGCGCAGGTCCGCCCAGGGCAGGTGGGACGACATCCGGCCGCGGCGGCCGTCGCCCGTACGGACCTTCGCGTCCTTGCAGTCGACGTGGTAGATGCGGTCCTTGAACTCCAGGATGAAGTTGACCGGGTCGAGGTCCTGCCACACGAAGTGGGACGGGTCCCAGTTCAGGCCGAACGCCGGGCGGTCGCCGATGGCCTCCAGGGTGTGCCGGGTCGTCCAGTAGTCGTACGCGATCTCGCTGGGGTGCACCTCGTGCGCGAAGCGGACGCCGACCTCGTCGAAGACGTCGAGGATGGGGTTCCAGCGGTCGGCGAAGTCCTGGTAGCCGCGTTCGATCATCGCGGGCGGCACCGGGGGGAACATGGCCACGGTGTGCCAGATCGACGAGCCGGTGAAGCCGACCACCGTCTTGACGCCCAGCTTGGCGGCCGCCCGTGCGGTGTCCTTCATGCGTTCCGCGGCCCGTTCCCGTACGCCCGAAGGGTCGCCGTCGCCCCAGATCGCCGCCGGCAGGATGTCCTTGTGGCGTTCGTCGATGGGGTGGTCGCAGACGGCCTGGCCGACGAGGTGGTTGGAGATCGCGAAGACCCGCAGGTTGTGCTTGGCGAGCTGCTCACGCTTGCGGTCGACGTAGTCGTCCTCGGCGAGCGCCCGGTCCACCTCGAAGTGGTCGCCCCAGCAGGCGATCTCGAGGCCGTCGTAGCCCCACTCGGAGGCCAGCCGGCAGACCTCC carries:
- a CDS encoding sugar phosphate isomerase/epimerase family protein, whose amino-acid sequence is MARPITLFTGQWADLPFEEVCRLASEWGYDGLEIACWGDHFEVDRALAEDDYVDRKREQLAKHNLRVFAISNHLVGQAVCDHPIDERHKDILPAAIWGDGDPSGVRERAAERMKDTARAAAKLGVKTVVGFTGSSIWHTVAMFPPVPPAMIERGYQDFADRWNPILDVFDEVGVRFAHEVHPSEIAYDYWTTRHTLEAIGDRPAFGLNWDPSHFVWQDLDPVNFILEFKDRIYHVDCKDAKVRTGDGRRGRMSSHLPWADLRRGWDFVSTGHGDVPWEDCFRALNAIGYDGPLSIEWEDAGMDRLVGAPEALQFVRRLAFDAPSAAFDAAFSSSS